In Apis cerana isolate GH-2021 linkage group LG3, AcerK_1.0, whole genome shotgun sequence, the sequence AAATCATATCTTCCATAATCTCGAAATAAAACTAATCCAcctgattttaaatatttatgaacttGTTCTATGATATGTTTCATTCtgcagaaataaattatagtttatatatataattatgttaacatttttaattataaagttttaactataaaaatatatatacttgatatatttacttttcagGATTTATAGCTGAAAGAACAAAtatcaatacaataatatctaAACTTTCTGGTTCAAAAGGAGTTTGCCATTCCTCTTGTGTTACATCAAGAATAAATGCTTtacatctttaaaataaatataaataatgtcatctaatattgttataatatgttatttaaaatataagattataccTCGATGTATCATAAGCAGAATTCTGTTTCAATATATCTAATGCTTTTGCAGAAAAATCACAGCAATATACAAATAAGTTTGCATCTGTGTTATACAAAAGTATTGGAAATACTGTATTTCCTACTCCACAaccaatttccaaaattttatttccatttttattaggTAAATCAAGGATATTTTCATGAGtttcttgattatttttttttatgttttcatttttaaatcttagaggttgtttaatattttgttttacaatATCAGCAGCTAACTCAGGAAATTCTGTAAATAACCAATGtctatctttgaaaaatctgtaacattaaaaatgaacattttttttcataatttaaaaaaattattaaaaattattatatttatttcaaaatttaaagaaattattaataattgatctatatacttattttcatGTATTCCATAAAACTTATCCCAGTATTTATAAGCCTCATGTTCATATTCCcaaattttttcatctgaCATAGTTATggttgaattttcatttactttttgtTTTGCTAAATTTTGCTGTTCTTCATcccatataatattatccctttaaataataatttaagtaataaaaattatttataataaatgaaagtatatatatttaagtttaatatattaattttttttaattataattaattatattaattatgattaataatattatgattatgattataattatgattaatgattatattaattatgattaatttttatacaacaatttgatttaaaaatattttataggttataattataaaactttaatattacaaattattaaatattaaataataatatataaatatatatattaaataataatataccatGCATTATGTTGAAatacattgttattattagaaagaatTCTGTTACCAAATTGTGGTCTTTTGTTATTTGACTCATTCTgttgaaatttcgatatatcttCTTCCATCTTTGTATCATGCGTTTTCTATAATgtcttatatatacatatgttaagtatatatattaaaataaacatagtaagtatatttgtgtataaatataagttatttcctattgaaaaattttatatcaaatgaaaaaattgataaaatataat encodes:
- the LOC107998109 gene encoding tRNA N(3)-methylcytidine methyltransferase METTL2 isoform X1: MEEDISKFQQNESNNKRPQFGNRILSNNNNVFQHNAWDNIIWDEEQQNLAKQKVNENSTITMSDEKIWEYEHEAYKYWDKFYGIHENKFFKDRHWLFTEFPELAADIVKQNIKQPLRFKNENIKKNNQETHENILDLPNKNGNKILEIGCGVGNTVFPILLYNTDANLFVYCCDFSAKALDILKQNSAYDTSRCKAFILDVTQEEWQTPFEPESLDIIVLIFVLSAINPEKMKHIIEQVHKYLKSGGLVLFRDYGRYDLAQLRFKKGSCLANNFYVRGDGTRVYFFTQEEIRILFTSCGFIEEQNLIDKRLQINRGKQLKMYRVWIQGKYRK
- the LOC107998109 gene encoding tRNA N(3)-methylcytidine methyltransferase METTL2 isoform X2, coding for MEEDISKFQQNESNNKRPQFGNRILSNNNNVFQHNAWDNIIWDEEQQNLAKQKVNENSTITMSDEKIWEYEHEAYKYWDKFYGIHENKFFKDRHWLFTEFPELAADIVKQNIKQPLRFKNENIKKNNQETHENILDLPNKNGNKILEIGCGVGNTVFPILLYNTDANLFVYCCDFSAKALDILKQNSAYDTSRMKHIIEQVHKYLKSGGLVLFRDYGRYDLAQLRFKKGSCLANNFYVRGDGTRVYFFTQEEIRILFTSCGFIEEQNLIDKRLQINRGKQLKMYRVWIQGKYRK
- the LOC107998109 gene encoding tRNA N(3)-methylcytidine methyltransferase METTL2 isoform X3, producing MSDEKIWEYEHEAYKYWDKFYGIHENKFFKDRHWLFTEFPELAADIVKQNIKQPLRFKNENIKKNNQETHENILDLPNKNGNKILEIGCGVGNTVFPILLYNTDANLFVYCCDFSAKALDILKQNSAYDTSRCKAFILDVTQEEWQTPFEPESLDIIVLIFVLSAINPEKMKHIIEQVHKYLKSGGLVLFRDYGRYDLAQLRFKKGSCLANNFYVRGDGTRVYFFTQEEIRILFTSCGFIEEQNLIDKRLQINRGKQLKMYRVWIQGKYRK